The Scyliorhinus canicula chromosome 10, sScyCan1.1, whole genome shotgun sequence genomic interval TTGTCCAGTCCAAAATTAGTGCCTGCAGCGTGGGGtgaagaagaaaaaaagattGTGCAGGCATTGTTAAAGTCTCCCACACAATTAAGACAGAACCTTTATGCCCTTGCCAAACTTATAATGTGCCTTATTTCAGGTACGATGAACTGTTATTAGTTCAACTTTGGCAGCAATACATTGCTAACAAATATAATCCACAAGTAGACATCCATTTCTTCTATCAAAACATTCCCAACTGGTTGCTCATGCTGCTATTTTTATCTATCAGTATGATTTGCTTCAGCCATGTCAAACCAATGCTTCAATTTTTCTAGACAGCAGTGCTGGTTATGGTTCAGATGGAGCCTTTGCATCTCCTCTCAACCCATCTTTGGTATTTTTACTTATCCCATTTCCACCCACCTTAGCCTTGCATCATCCAACTgtgtctctctccatagatgctgcctgaggGGAGTATTTCtgaaattttctgtttttatttatttccaGTATCCGAAAAATTATGCTTTTATGTGCAAGGGTTGCTTTGCATCACTTATTCCAGCATCAAGACAATCTATACTTCTATGATCCACTACCATAGACCCATTTCCCTTCCCACTTCATCTTGCACCACGTGTAAACAGCTCTAATTTCTCACTCTCTCAAGATGGAGGCAATCGGTGCAGCTGTCTCTATTACCAACCTTTCCCTGCTACTCCTGACCTCTCCACATCCCCATGAATTCTGACCCAGCCCCTACTCTACATAGAAGAGGGCAGCATTGTCCACTGTATCCTGTAGACAAGAGGAATAACAGTGGTCAGCCATGGGAATATAAATCACGACACTGCCATTTCAGCACTATAAAAGGCAGAATGGAAATTACGCCAACTCAAATTCCCTTTTCCTCTTAAGGTCATCAGACATTCTTTTGCTTAGAAGCTCTGTCCCATTGTGTTCAAAATTCACAATCCAAATCCCTCCAGTTTGACTTCTCCTGTGCACAGAACTGAACTGAGACTGTAACGGTGTCCATAACTGAGGACCATTATCACATCTTCCTCAAACTCCCTGCAACATTTCATATGATGGATGATGCCATCCTTCTTCAACCACTTTCCACCATTGTCTAACTCACTGGAACTGCCCAAGTGGTTTGATTCATCTATCCAACCACATCCTGGACAGTCATCTCTTGGAGTTCCTCAATGATTTTTGGTCCCTTTACCCGCATGCTGCCCCTGAACAATATTGTCCACCGGAAACAGGCCAGCTTCAATGTTTACGCTGGAAAGGTCTACCTCACAACTAAGACATGTCAAATAGTCTTCCTCATTGGTAAATAACTGCTGCTACCTACTTTCCCATCACCTTTGTCACTGTCACAGCTATCTTCAAATCACTATCACATCTTTGATAAATCACAGCTTACTCCAACTGAACATTGGAAACACAACCGCCATTTTCAGTCCTCCCAGGAATTCGACAGAAAGCCATGGCCCTCCCCTTACATTATCACCTCAGCAATTTGTCATCTCCAGGCTCATTTCCCCAATCTCCTTCTttctgcccacccctcctccccacaaacTCCGGTGATGCATCTGTCCGTAtccatttggggctggtttagcacagtgagctaaacagctagcttgtaatgcaaaacaatgccagcagcgcaggtttaattcctgaacaggcaccagaatgtggcgactaggggcttttcaaagtaacttgactgaagcctacatgtgacaataagcaattattattatcctgTCACATACTATTTGTTCAGTACCCCACTGCCACCACCAGTGATGTACACTCACTGTCCCCTAGGATATTAAATATAAACCGGTCTTCAAATCTCTCCAGAATCTGATCCGTCTGAGCTCCGCAACCACCTCCAGCAGCGTTTCACCTTGGACTTTCTCTCCTCTCCTGACCACTGTGAAATTGGTGACGGAGCCTTCAGCCACTTTGATCCTATTCCTTCCCATATCTCCATCTCATCACGTCTGGGTTTTACTTTAGAATCTTATTTTTGCAAACAGGCGTCTTAAAATTACAaaattatgggtggcacggtagcatggtggtcaacactattgtttcacagtgtcatggagccgggttcgattcccagcttgggtcactgtctgtgcggagtctacacgttctccacatgtctgtgtgggtttcctcccacaagtcccaaaagatgtgcttgttaggtaatttggacattctgaattgtccctctgtgtaccagaacaggcgccagagtgtggcaactagggttcacagtaacttcattgcagtgttaacgtaagcctacttgtgacaataaagattctcaaGCTATTCCTCCAGACAGCTCTTATTGTCTCGTATTCTCCAATTCTGAAGTTCCTTTGGATGATTTATATGAAAAGCACTATGCAAATGTAAGCTGCTATGCCATGAACAGTAAAACTTATTGACTAACACATTTTAAATACCTTTAACAAAGATCATATCCCACCTGTAACTAAAGTAATTACATGCACCAAAATTTTCAACatctccagtgtcctggccaatattgacCCTCAATCAAAATCGCTCAGAGCAGATCACTGGTCGTTATCACATTTGTGGGCatttgctatgtgcaaattgttTGCCACGTTTCCCACATTGCAGAAGTGACTACAgttaaaaagtacttcattgactcgAAAGTGCTTTGGGCTACTCTGAAGCCAGATAagtcattttcttttattcaAAAATGACAGCATTATTATCCTGGTTGTTCAAAGGCCTCTCATTTATGGAAAGCTGAATGCCAACAGAATTATATAAATATTATCTTTTATAGCTTgacaaaataaatcaaatcactaTTGAAATTCTGACATCAGCAcccattaaaaataaaatcatgaTTCATCATTGGTGAAGCAGACTTTATTTGGCCAGCTATGAAAATGCCAGACCGGATACAAGAGCCAGACCAAGCTGCTGCCTGTTGGTAAAGCCTGAACCCGCTCTCTCACTTATCCAAGTCCAATCAGCATTGAAGTGTTCCAACTTCTGCCGACAGGTCTCCACACACATTTCATCCACTGGCAGGTATGTCACCTTGAATCCAATCTGACACAAAGGATTTTgtttcccccctccacccacccacaagGAAAATTACGAGTTGGCCATTAAACAACGAGTACAAATCAAAGCCATTACTTGACAGATAGCAGATATGGGAACTCATCACGAGCTGCGCAACTCATCACTAAGCGTGGAAATGCATTATCATCGTTCACCTGAACACAGTAAAATCAATAAGTTGGAAGAATTAAAAGTGGGAGATAAACAAGTGTAAAATTTGTAAATACCACGAAGGTGGTGTTGAGTAGTGGCACCTTTCCATGGGTAGATAAACCCCATATCACTTATTTTGCTACTACTGAACTAACTGTGACTCGCCATCCCATTTGTCTGCCTggggaatgtggtactggtagATCAGAAAGGGAGAAAATATAAAATTAGGCAATTGAAGGAAGGAAAAATAGCAATAAAAGTGAAACCATGCATTTCTCAATTTACAGCATATTCTGTAGCAATTTTAAGAACTGGCTGAAATCCATTCGGTGCTTCATTCAGTACCTGAACAGTGGGACTAAGAACAATAGAAATATTCTGGATATTCATTTTTGTTTCGCTTTCCTTTTCAATGATATGGTCCATGTGGATAATAAGCCAAGAAAAGAGGAGGTAATTGGACACAGGCAGTTCCTTCAGTAGACGCCGACATTCCTGGACTTTTTCACTATCTGTGCCTTTTCCACATGCATCCTCAAAACGCATTACGAGTTCCTTGGTAAGAACATTTTCAGGCAGTTCACGGAGGTATTGTTTCAATAGACTGGCCACCGTGTTTGCATCATAGTCCTCCAGATTTGGAGACTCTTCACGATCATACACAGCTTTCAATTCATCAACTTTTGATTTGGTACCTAAGTGAGGGATAGCAAATAAAAAATACTCATATTTTAACAAAGATTGGCTCCACGTACTGAAAAAAATTTAGTAACCAAACGACTATCTATATCATAACTTTGTTCAAGTAGCAAAGAATTTGACTATAAAATTCTTCACAGGGTTTTGATGGCATGATAGATGGGAGCACTGCCTTTCACCTCCAGCCAGACTGATGGGATGAAAATAGGTTGCAAGGGACATGAGACTTTAGGTGTGATCAACCCAGCTCTTAATAGGTAGGAAAACCCAGCTCTTAATAGGTAGGAATACAAGTGAAAACAGCTTCAAACACATTCAAAAAGGCACAAGGATTCTTATTGTGAGGTGATGAGACAAAGCAAATTGTTGGGGAATGAAATGTaaagtaaaaatagaaaatgcacaGAACAACATCTATAAAAATCTAACATGTCTTGGAATTCTGGAGGACAGATGCTGTGTCCGAGCTGGGAAGCTGATGTAAACCCTGATAGCCTGAAAATAAAGGGCTACAGTTCTCAATATTGCCAATCACATCAGGTACTCAAAAAATCTGGAGGaaacagaaaagaaaagaaaaaatccCTATACAAGTGAAAATATGTTTCAAATTTATTATCCTGCAGGTCATCTTAACTTTAGCACTGCTTTTGTGAcggtacggcagcacggtagttagcactgctgcttcatggggcCAGGGTGCGATCCCGtccggtgtggagtttgcgcattctccctgtgtttcgtgggtctcacccccacaacccaaagatgtgcagggtaggaggaatggctactctaaatttccccttaattggaatttttttttaagaaaaaaaaaactttagtgCTGCTTTCCTTCCACAACATTGCTAGTGGACAGTTCAAGGAATCTGCAGAAACAATGGTTACAGGAGCATAGGCAACTTTTCCATGAGGAATCTCTTACTGTATACATTAGCCTCCTTTCCATTCCTGAAGATTGTTCAACTCCAGAGAAATGAATTTggagaattaaaaaataaagaacTAATGAATAATTAATGTTAGGTTACATACGTAGCCTAAAATTCGTACATCTAGCTTTTGGGAGGGGAAAAAGAGGCAAAGGAGTAATTTCAAGACTCTTACCCCAGGTTGTAAAATTAGTGGAGCTCACGATAAAGCCAATTGTACATAATCTGGAAATCTCCCTTTCcttattttattcttttgtgggaCCTTTAAAAGCACATGAACTtcttctgagtaaggggagtagTTAACAGATGATAGGCTCATCAAACGTAAGCCTTAACTGTTTGTGAAGAATCTAAAGGGCCCACTCAGTTACTCGTGCAAAAATCAGTTATACTCTAGAGTCTACTAAAGTTGTGGAGGCCATATTCTTTCTGGTTACCTTTACACAACGGCGCCTCCTAGATCTGTGCTAACCCAGCCTGAACTCTTTTTTTATATTCAGTACCAGGATCCGGTGGAGTGCTGACATGGTTAATAGAGCTCGCTAAAAATAGAACAGCAAGTCAGATGACAACACAGCAGAGCATGACTCAAAACATCTGAATCAGACAAATCTTCAAACTCTATATCTAATAGCACTTTAATCTACTAGAAATGATGAATATGTCCCTTATTTAATTGTCTCTTCAATCAAGCATTGTACCTTTTACAGAAGACTAGCAATATCAGATATGGGTAGGGATACACAAAAATCTTGATTTGTACCCAAGTCTTTGCTAGTTGCCAAAATCTACCGGTACAATTCAAGATGACTCCTTCGACTTTGGATATTgctctctcctcataatcccacCCCCTTTCCATAAATCCAAAAAAACGCCTTCTTCTTTCCCACTGCAGAGTAGCCAAAATGCTATTCAGGCATTTCTAAAGAAAGGTAACATGAACTGAACCTAAAACCTAATAGAATGCCGTGGAACTGTAAGTCTTGTCTCAATTAGAATGCAATGAATTTCTTGTGTTAAATCAatcttggggtggcacagtgacgcagtggttaacactgctgccttacggcaccaaGGGCCCGGGATCGAtgccagctttgggtcactgacggtgtggagtttgcatataatccccgcatctgcgtgggtcgcactccccccaacccaaagatgtgcaaggtagatggattggccacgctaaattgccccttaattggaaaaatccaaataaatgttttttttttaaatcaattttatACATCCTAGATTAGATAGCAGTGAAAATGTATTAATTTGTCCAGAGAGCTGATAGTCACCACTTCAGTCAATTCATTAGAAGAAATTGCGACATTCTTCATTCATGTAAAAGGGAAAGAACTACAAGTACAACGTCAGTCACAAGAATGTCAATTCTGCCTCAGAGTTGATGCAGAATGATGCTCGGAATGCAAGGAATGTTAGAAATGCATAGCATGTTACTAAACATCTGCAAGTTCTTTTGCAGATGCTGAACAAAGTGTGGATTTAACCTAGGTGTTAATTGGAGGGCACAGCATGTTGCCAGTTGTCTGTAAATTCGCACTTTGCATAATAAATGCAAACCTTTATTCTTTCAACACTGGCCAATTTTCCTTTTTCAAAGATTTTGGGAGACTGCTACTGTTTCTGTTTTCTCATCAAACATTTCAAAGGAAATACTGAACAATCCAGAAACAAGTTGAAATTGTACCTGATACTCTATAAATGCCTTCATTCTTCATGCCATAACTTTCAATGTAGTCAATGCACTCTCGAAAAACTGCTGGGAGCTGGATCCCATCATACAGCATAGTCCTCTCAGCAGCTTCAGCCAAGGGAACACCAAAGACAGGTCTGAGAGAAGGAGCAGTATCGACCGGAACTGCTTCCTGTTCAGGAACaggctttttctttttctttttttctttccacTGTTTAACAACATCTGCTGCGGTTATATCTTTGGACTTCTTTTCCTTGTGTTTTTCCTCTTTATGTTTTTCCTCCTTGTGCTTTTCTTCCTTTGGCTTCTCTTTGACCTTGAAGTCTTTTTCCTTCTTCTTGGAGAAACTAGGTTTTTTGAAGACATGGATACCCTTTGGCCTTTTCATCTTGGATGGGCTCTCTGCTTCGTCACCTGAGCTGTCCTCTTGGAAGGCCGCATACCCCTCAGCTACAAAAGAAAGAACATTAAGtcagggatatagataggctaggagaaagggccgaaatgtggcagatggagtttaatgtggataagtgtgaggttattatccattttggccaaaaaaatagaacggcaaattattatccaaatggaaagcagattcaaaatgcgcctgggcagagggatctgggtctcttTGTTcgtgaatcgcagaaagtcgcgggcagcacgatagcacagtggttagcacagttgcttcacagctccaggttcgattcccgacttgggtcactgtctgtgcggagtctgcacattctcagtgtctgcgtgggtttcctccgggtgctccggtttcctcccacagtccaacggtctacaggttaggtggatcggggcagcacggtggcacagtgggttagccccgctgcttcacggcgccgaggtcccaggttcgaccccggctctgggtcactgtccatgtggcgtttgcacattctccccgtgtttgtgtgggtttcgccccccccccccccaaacccaaagatgtgcagggtcggtggatttgccacaacaaattgccccttaattggaaaaaatgaattggggacactaaatttataaaagttaggtggattggccatgctaaattgcccttaagtgtccaaaaaggtgaggtggggttactgggttacggggatagggtggagggtggggcttaagtggggtgctctttccaagagccagtgcagacttaatgggcccaatggcctccttctgcactaagttCTATGAAAGtcggtgtgcaggtacagcatgtaattaaaagaggcaaatggaattttagtgattattgcaaaaggactggaacaCAAAAGTAGTGAAGTGTTGTTATAGTTGTATAGGGTgtgggtgagaccacatctggagtatcgtGTCCAGTTTTGTTGTccgtatttgaggaaggatgtggtggtattggaggcagttcagaggaggttcaccagattgattccagggtgaaagggttgatgtaggaggagagattgaacagtttgggcttatacacgctggagtttagaagaatgtgagaatcatattgaggtatataaaatactatggctttgataaagtaaacgtcaatcaaatgttcccccttgtggggcaatctagaacgtgAGGTCACAGGGGAACTACTTCTcgctgagggtggtgaatttgtggaattcgctgccccatagtgctttgggagtctgaatcattaagtAGTTTCaagaagatagatatatttctgattttaaaatgggTTGACGTgaagaactgtgggaggaaatcagagcacccagaggaaactcacgcaggcacggggagaacgtgcagactccacacagacagtgagccaagtcgggaatcgcacctgggaccctggagctgtgaagcaacagtgcaaaccactgtgctaccatagaacataacagcgcagtacaggcccttcggcccacgatgttgcaccgtcctgtgaaacccttctaaagtccctctacactattcccttatcgtccatatgcctatccaatgaccatttgaatgcgtttagtgttggcgagtccactactgttgcaggcagggcattccacgcccttactactctctgaataaagaacctacctctgacatctgtcctatatctatctcccctcaatttaaagctatgtcccctcgtgctggacatcaccatccgaggaaaaaggctctcgatgtccaccctatctaatcctctgatcatcctgtatgcctcaattaagtcccctcttaaccttcttctctttaacgaaaacagcctcaagtccttcagcctttcctcatatgatcttccctccataccaggcaacattcttgtaaatctcctctgtaccctttccaatgcttccacatccttcctataatgtggcgaccagaactgcacacaatactccaaatgcggcggcaccagagttttgtacaactgcaacatgacctcatggctccgaaactcaattcctctaccaataaaagctaacacaccatacgccttcttaacaaccctctcaacctgggtggcaaccttcagggatctatggacatgggcaccgagatctctctgctcgtccacactaccaagaatcttaccattagcccagtactctgccttcctgttattccttccaaaatgaatcacctcacaattttctgcattaaactccatttgccacctctcagcccagctctgcagcttatctatgtccctctgtaacttgtaacatccttctgcactgtccacaactccaccgactttagtgtcatctgcaaatttactcacccatccttctacgccctcctctaggtcatttataaaaatgacaaacagcaacggccccaaaacagatccttgtggcacaccactagtaactggacaccagtcagagcatttcccatcaaccaccaccctttgtcttctatcaactagccaaattctgatccaaactgctaaatcacactgaatcccatgcctctgtattttctgcaatagccaactgtggggaaccttatcaaacgctttactgaaatccatatacaccacatcaactgctttaccctcatccacctgtttggtcaccttctcaaagaactcaatgaggtttgtgaggcacgacctagcattgtggatagcacaatcgcttcacagctccagggtcccaggttcgattccggcttgggtcactgtctgtgcggagtctgcacatcctccctgtgtgtgcgtgggtttcctctgggtgctccggtttcctcccacagtccaaagatgtgcaggttaggtggattggccatgataaattgaccttactgtccaaaattgcccttagtgttgggtggggttactgggttatggggatagggtggagatgttgaccttgggtaggatgctctttccaagagccggtgcagactcgatgggccgaatggcctccttctgcactgtaaattctatgacacttcacaaaaccatgttgactatctctaatcaaattattcctttccagatgattatacatcctatctcttataaacctttccaagacttttcccacaacagaagtaaggctcactggtctatagttaccggggttaactctactccccttcttgtacaaggggacaacatttgctatcctccagtcctctggcactattcctgtagacaaagatgacttaaagatcaaagccaaaggctcagtaatctcctccctagcttcccagagaatcctaggataaatcccatccggcccaggggacttatctattttcacactttccagaatcgctaacacttcctccttatgaacctcaagcccttcttgtCTAGTAGCctttatctcagtattctcctcgacaactttgtctttttcctgtgtgaatactgatgaaaaatactcatttagcacctctcctatctcctcggactctacgcacaacttcccaccactgtccttgactggccctactcttaccttggtcattcttttattcctgacatatctatagaaagctttagggttacccttgatcctacctgccaaagacttctcatgtcctcgcttggctcttcttagctctctctttagagccttcctagctaacttgtaactctcaagctacccaactgaaccatcacgtctcatcttcacataagcctccttcttcctcttgacaagtgattcaactgctttagtaacccatggttccctcactcgaccacttcctccctgcctaacaagtacatacttatcaaggatacgcagtagctgttccttgaacatgctccacatttccattgtgtccatcccctgcagttttcctctccaggcgatgcatcctaagtcttgcctcatcgcatcataattgcctttcccccagcaataactcttgccctgcggtttatacctatccctttcccatctctaaagtaaacgtaatcgaattgtggtcactatcaccaaaatgctcacctacctccaaatctaacacctgtcctggttcattacccagtaccaaatccaatatggcctcgcctcttgttgggctatgtacatactgcatcaggaaaccctcctgcgcacattggacaaaaacggatccatctaaagcactcgaactatagtgtttccagtcaatatttggaaagttaaagt includes:
- the ralbp1 gene encoding ralA-binding protein 1 isoform X3, encoding MTECFLPPTSSPSEHRRAEHSSGLARTPSSEEISPTKFPGLYRTGEPSPPHEGLHESVDIVSDDEKEHAKKKGKFKKKEKRTEGYAAFQEDSSGDEAESPSKMKRPKGIHVFKKPSFSKKKEKDFKVKEKPKEEKHKEEKHKEEKHKEKKSKDITAADVVKQWKEKKKKKKPVPEQEAVPVDTAPSLRPVFGVPLAEAAERTMLYDGIQLPAVFRECIDYIESYGMKNEGIYRVSGTKSKVDELKAVYDREESPNLEDYDANTVASLLKQYLRELPENVLTKELVMRFEDACGKGTDSEKVQECRRLLKELPVSNYLLFSWLIIHMDHIIEKESETKMNIQNISIVLSPTVQISNRVLYLLFTHVKELFGEIELKPVVKPLRWSNVASMPALPETQESIKEEIRRQEFLLNCLHRDLQAGIKDLSKEERLWEVQRILTALKRKLREAKRQECETKIAQEIASLSKEDVSKEEMNENEEEVINILLAQENEILTEQEELVAMEQFLRRQIASEKEEIERLRAEIAEIQR